The following are from one region of the Gloeomargarita lithophora Alchichica-D10 genome:
- a CDS encoding substrate-binding domain-containing protein codes for MVKAPRRDLVRELVKREQEQVTSRISFWRSQAFYQVYRLVPARFQWLLPGLQEWAQDLFRRQEAEEQEQAAAALSAVEAAGAIVPPADLRVPLIPEMTLIQGNRGRYQVQEFVGMRGQGRLYRGVQVNSRQVITLREYVLPTEQFPTQEIRYRQQLFSQTGGVTLADSRRQNLRLVEPWEAISDQREARCYLVSQGDLDRGMTLAQRLQQGAFSPAQVRQVLHQVLQTLEALHTQKFRLPGGQIRSGLAHGQLGLEHLLWVPVKSGGTPAELRFLVYVTDLGLWEFLFIPSGTERPISHPRRDLVALGYAGLQLLHGAASLHTYLDPKEERHWPVGVPSGLKEVILRLLELGSPFADAAEARRVVGQVHLGNPGEGRAALTADPEAPLPPFRWWRWWPLPLLLLVVGVAWWGWLRLFPAQRSLFTTPNREPLLCCMAEVANVPKGQFKYSGERGGTWAYVLQQVNLVQIGQSLTAEIQRLFPRLDLTFIPADSNQAALNALNQGQVDFAVTPLVDQTTTEGLGRDVAWAVENVAYDGLAVVVVFSYAQRRDSLPRYLNGQITLAQLRQLYTGQITNWQSLGGPNLPVRLYIPTDTEAVALFEQRVLQDEGSIRSFRRLVSLIPISRRAQQVVTITPLTSQELLRQIIQDFEREQVGGIGFSTFSRVFGQCAGYPLAISEPGQPAVQALIQDNGRPIDPTTNLCDKKGGYRLKPATFASGRYPLAYPLSVVYARDNSRPPVGAWFTELLRTTEAQRLLQKAGLVPLQELDVLNPVNLPSP; via the coding sequence ATGGTGAAAGCCCCCCGCCGGGATTTAGTCCGGGAACTGGTCAAACGGGAGCAGGAGCAGGTCACCAGCCGGATCAGTTTTTGGCGTTCCCAGGCATTTTACCAGGTTTATCGTTTGGTGCCCGCCCGGTTCCAGTGGTTACTGCCCGGTTTGCAGGAGTGGGCACAGGATTTATTCCGCCGTCAGGAAGCGGAGGAGCAGGAACAGGCGGCGGCGGCGTTATCGGCAGTAGAGGCGGCGGGGGCGATTGTACCCCCGGCGGATTTACGGGTGCCACTGATCCCGGAAATGACCTTGATTCAGGGAAATCGGGGGCGGTATCAGGTGCAGGAGTTTGTGGGGATGCGGGGGCAGGGACGGCTGTACCGGGGGGTGCAGGTGAATAGTCGGCAGGTGATTACCCTGCGGGAGTATGTGTTGCCAACGGAGCAGTTTCCCACCCAGGAAATCCGTTATCGTCAGCAATTATTTAGCCAAACGGGTGGCGTGACCCTGGCCGATAGTCGCAGGCAAAATTTACGGTTGGTGGAACCCTGGGAGGCGATCAGCGACCAACGGGAAGCCCGCTGCTACCTGGTTTCCCAGGGGGATTTGGATCGGGGCATGACCCTGGCGCAACGGTTACAGCAGGGGGCGTTTTCTCCGGCGCAGGTGCGGCAGGTACTGCATCAGGTTTTGCAGACCTTGGAAGCATTACACACGCAAAAATTTCGCCTGCCGGGGGGGCAGATTCGCTCCGGGTTGGCGCATGGGCAGTTGGGCTTAGAGCATTTGCTCTGGGTGCCGGTCAAAAGCGGCGGGACACCGGCGGAATTGCGGTTTTTGGTGTATGTCACGGATTTGGGGTTGTGGGAGTTTTTGTTTATTCCCAGCGGGACAGAACGCCCCATATCCCATCCCCGCCGGGACTTGGTGGCCTTGGGGTATGCCGGGTTGCAACTGTTGCATGGGGCGGCCAGTTTACATACTTACCTAGACCCCAAGGAGGAACGGCATTGGCCGGTGGGGGTGCCTTCCGGGTTGAAGGAGGTGATTTTGCGCCTGCTGGAACTGGGTTCTCCATTTGCCGATGCCGCAGAAGCCCGGCGGGTGGTGGGGCAGGTGCATTTGGGCAATCCCGGCGAGGGTCGGGCGGCTTTAACGGCTGACCCGGAAGCCCCTTTACCCCCATTCCGCTGGTGGCGGTGGTGGCCTTTACCCCTGCTGTTGTTGGTGGTGGGGGTGGCCTGGTGGGGGTGGTTGCGCTTATTTCCGGCGCAACGCTCTCTATTTACCACGCCCAACCGGGAACCCCTGTTGTGTTGCATGGCGGAAGTCGCCAATGTACCAAAGGGACAATTTAAGTACAGCGGCGAGCGGGGGGGCACCTGGGCGTATGTACTCCAGCAGGTGAATTTAGTGCAAATTGGGCAGAGTTTAACCGCTGAAATTCAACGGCTATTTCCCCGACTTGACCTCACCTTTATTCCGGCGGACAGCAATCAGGCGGCCTTAAACGCTTTGAATCAGGGGCAGGTGGATTTTGCCGTCACGCCCTTGGTGGATCAGACCACAACGGAGGGGCTGGGTCGGGATGTCGCCTGGGCGGTGGAAAATGTGGCCTACGATGGCTTGGCGGTGGTGGTGGTATTTAGCTACGCCCAGCGGCGGGATAGTCTGCCCCGTTATCTCAATGGTCAAATTACCCTGGCGCAACTGCGGCAACTCTACACCGGGCAAATCACCAACTGGCAAAGCCTGGGCGGGCCGAATCTACCCGTGCGGCTCTATATTCCCACGGATACGGAAGCGGTCGCCCTGTTTGAACAACGGGTTTTGCAAGATGAGGGGTCAATTCGCAGTTTTCGGCGGCTGGTTTCTTTAATTCCGATTAGCCGTCGTGCCCAGCAGGTGGTGACTATTACCCCCCTCACGTCCCAGGAATTATTGCGGCAAATCATCCAAGATTTCGAGCGGGAGCAGGTGGGCGGCATTGGGTTTAGTACCTTTAGCCGCGTCTTTGGTCAATGTGCCGGGTATCCGCTGGCCATTAGCGAGCCGGGACAACCCGCCGTGCAAGCCCTGATTCAGGATAATGGCCGCCCCATTGACCCCACCACCAACCTCTGTGATAAAAAAGGGGGATACCGCCTCAAACCAGCCACCTTCGCCAGTGGTCGTTACCCCTTGGCCTACCCGTTGAGCGTTGTCTATGCGCGGGACAATAGCCGTCCCCCCGTGGGGGCTTGGTTTACCGAACTCCTGCGAACAACCGAAGCCCAGCGTTTGCTCCAAAAAGCCGGTTTAGTCCCCTTGCAGGAACTTGACGTTTTGAACCCAGTGAATTTACCATCCCCCTAA
- a CDS encoding phage tail protein, with protein sequence MNGNQISNQVLNYVAANLFYVELESSLTACFTQCSGLGFTVSPKRFYEGGVNDQERLLIQPPKYTAVKLTRGITNSNIFLEWVSQSYGTGKQKRRNVNILLFNQAGETMQCWTLIGAFPSGWKGPTLKAKANALAIEELSLLYEGLQFSRNSGSGVTMLNGRDSSGFYGSGLAYPSK encoded by the coding sequence ATGAATGGCAACCAAATCAGCAACCAAGTTTTGAATTATGTGGCCGCCAATCTCTTTTATGTGGAATTAGAAAGTAGTTTAACCGCCTGTTTTACCCAGTGTTCCGGTTTAGGTTTTACGGTCAGCCCGAAACGATTTTATGAAGGTGGTGTCAACGACCAAGAACGCTTATTGATTCAACCGCCCAAATATACTGCGGTGAAATTAACCCGGGGCATTACCAACAGCAACATTTTTTTAGAATGGGTGTCTCAATCCTATGGCACTGGCAAACAAAAACGCCGAAATGTGAACATTTTATTATTCAATCAAGCAGGAGAAACCATGCAATGTTGGACACTTATTGGGGCATTTCCTAGTGGTTGGAAGGGACCAACCTTAAAAGCGAAAGCCAATGCCCTAGCCATTGAAGAACTAAGTCTTTTGTATGAGGGACTTCAGTTCAGTCGCAATTCGGGTAGTGGTGTCACCATGTTAAATGGCCGAGACAGTTCTGGGTTTTATGGTAGTGGTTTAGCCTATCCATCCAAATAG
- a CDS encoding CIS tube protein codes for MSQLQKARLFALDNNSFDFEFMFNPDVLSFKHAVKVKDAEGARTMQGTPKVSFEYPQARTLTLEKLMFDTYEDGSSVMEKYINQLVKSVKFWGFIQGTNSTSRPPIYMFVWGGQNYIRCFVETLSYKLTLFLPDGMPVRAEASLSLKEIDASNTQTGTRTYDPSQFGDRDKRTQPTQPVELNSDLPKRAQEKQKQCDQMRAEQKQLYEKSQQWWIYSAEQRQQFTQQAQQKGQQAQPVCDEATALTKISLQNSINNSG; via the coding sequence ATGTCTCAACTACAAAAAGCTCGATTATTTGCCCTGGATAATAATAGTTTCGATTTTGAATTTATGTTCAACCCGGATGTGCTGAGTTTTAAGCACGCTGTCAAGGTGAAAGATGCGGAAGGTGCCCGCACCATGCAGGGGACTCCTAAGGTGAGTTTTGAATATCCTCAAGCCCGTACATTGACCTTGGAAAAACTGATGTTTGATACCTATGAAGATGGCTCTAGTGTGATGGAAAAATATATTAACCAACTTGTTAAATCTGTTAAATTCTGGGGCTTTATCCAGGGTACAAATTCAACGTCTCGACCACCGATTTATATGTTTGTTTGGGGTGGACAAAATTATATTCGTTGCTTTGTGGAAACGCTGAGTTATAAACTCACCCTATTTCTGCCCGATGGTATGCCAGTACGGGCGGAAGCATCTCTGAGTTTGAAAGAAATTGATGCCTCTAATACTCAAACCGGTACTCGCACCTATGATCCCAGTCAATTTGGTGACCGGGATAAACGTACCCAACCTACCCAACCCGTTGAGTTAAATTCTGACCTGCCCAAACGTGCCCAAGAGAAACAAAAACAATGTGACCAAATGCGGGCAGAGCAAAAACAACTGTACGAAAAAAGTCAACAATGGTGGATATACAGTGCAGAACAGCGTCAGCAGTTTACGCAACAAGCCCAACAGAAAGGGCAACAGGCGCAACCGGTCTGTGACGAAGCCACCGCTTTGACCAAAATTTCCCTACAAAATTCAATTAATAATTCAGGTTAA
- a CDS encoding VgrG-related protein, which produces MTNATYVAVPLLQIGGQNAPDNLMEDILQISVEESLHLPGMFTLVIYNPYLPGRQEDKPWRYDDLLRVGQKVKIGFQSSTTMASEFAELHQDYVMDGEITALESHFTSDSQAPVIVRGYDISHRLHRGRYNRSFQNYTDTDVVREIAGQMGISLGQLDASGEVHDYIFQENQTNMEFLRQRATRIGFELFVQNGQLYFRKPSTNGTLQLKWLQDIHSFRVRVTTAEQVSGVEVRAWDYSQKQAIVASKQSGQVLTQTDQGAGVNVSQTAGFNQDSPKLLVVDQPLFQAKQVEQMAQALSDGLAGEFVQADARGEGDPRIRPGRVVELKDMGKYSGRYYITETRHLYHQRRFLTEFSVRGLQGRDILAFLSPPTHLKPGQTFLVGLVTNNKDPKGWGRVKVKFPTLTPQEDGSAHESNWARVVAVGAGAERGFDCLPEVNDEVLVGFEHGDIHRPYILGNVWNGKDKPPVPVAESIEQGKVRLRTFRTRKGHQVQFIEEDKNNSQQGIRVETAKGHRIICNDSANTIEIHTQGGQKIILDDRQGKIILQATGPVEVNAHQGIKLQTGGQIELTGNQGIKLQTGGTIQVTGNQGVQLQSGGAIGANGRVLNT; this is translated from the coding sequence ATGACCAATGCCACTTACGTTGCGGTACCACTATTACAAATTGGCGGCCAAAATGCGCCGGATAATTTGATGGAAGATATTTTGCAAATTTCCGTGGAAGAAAGTCTGCATTTACCAGGAATGTTTACTCTGGTGATTTATAATCCTTATCTACCTGGACGGCAGGAGGATAAACCCTGGCGTTACGATGATTTACTGCGGGTGGGACAAAAGGTAAAAATTGGATTTCAATCCAGTACAACTATGGCGAGTGAGTTTGCCGAATTGCATCAGGATTATGTCATGGATGGGGAAATTACGGCTTTAGAAAGTCATTTTACCAGTGATTCCCAAGCTCCCGTGATTGTGCGGGGCTATGATATTTCCCACCGCCTGCATCGGGGGCGGTATAATCGTTCATTTCAAAATTATACTGATACTGATGTGGTGCGAGAAATTGCTGGACAAATGGGGATTTCCCTGGGGCAATTGGATGCCAGTGGTGAGGTGCATGATTATATTTTTCAAGAGAATCAAACCAATATGGAATTTCTGCGTCAAAGGGCGACCCGGATTGGCTTTGAATTGTTTGTCCAAAATGGTCAACTTTATTTCCGCAAACCCAGCACCAATGGCACCTTACAACTGAAATGGTTGCAGGATATTCATAGTTTTCGGGTGCGGGTGACGACGGCGGAACAGGTGAGTGGCGTGGAGGTGCGGGCGTGGGATTACAGCCAGAAACAGGCGATTGTCGCTAGTAAACAGTCGGGGCAGGTGCTTACCCAAACGGATCAGGGTGCGGGGGTGAATGTGTCCCAGACGGCGGGGTTTAACCAGGATTCTCCCAAGTTATTGGTGGTGGATCAACCGTTGTTTCAGGCCAAACAGGTGGAGCAGATGGCGCAGGCTTTGTCCGATGGGTTGGCGGGGGAGTTTGTGCAGGCGGATGCCCGTGGTGAGGGCGATCCCCGCATTCGTCCCGGTCGAGTGGTGGAATTGAAAGACATGGGCAAGTACAGCGGTCGTTATTACATTACCGAAACCCGGCACCTATATCACCAACGGCGATTTTTAACTGAATTTAGTGTGCGGGGCTTGCAGGGGCGGGATATTTTGGCTTTTCTCAGTCCGCCCACCCATCTCAAACCGGGGCAGACTTTTTTGGTGGGGCTGGTGACCAATAATAAAGACCCCAAGGGCTGGGGGCGGGTGAAGGTGAAATTTCCTACGCTGACCCCCCAGGAGGACGGCAGTGCCCATGAAAGCAACTGGGCCAGGGTGGTGGCGGTGGGTGCCGGGGCGGAACGGGGTTTTGATTGCCTACCGGAGGTGAACGACGAGGTGCTGGTGGGGTTTGAGCATGGGGATATTCATCGTCCCTATATTCTGGGCAATGTTTGGAATGGCAAGGATAAACCGCCGGTGCCGGTGGCGGAGAGCATCGAGCAGGGCAAAGTCCGTTTGCGTACTTTTCGCACCCGCAAAGGTCATCAGGTGCAATTTATTGAGGAGGATAAAAACAACAGCCAGCAGGGTATCCGGGTGGAAACTGCCAAGGGGCATCGGATTATTTGTAATGATAGTGCCAATACAATTGAAATCCATACCCAGGGGGGACAGAAAATTATCCTGGATGACCGCCAGGGCAAGATCATCCTGCAAGCGACGGGGCCGGTGGAGGTGAACGCCCACCAGGGCATCAAGTTGCAGACGGGCGGGCAAATCGAACTGACGGGCAATCAGGGGATTAAATTACAAACCGGCGGCACCATCCAAGTCACCGGCAATCAGGGGGTACAGCTACAATCCGGGGGGGCGATCGGTGCCAATGGCCGGGTTTTGAACACCTGA
- a CDS encoding CapA family protein — MERSLWRQAQRGQAQALEILINQALKPQGLRVRVQQRWRQLVIHCDSPARIPAQGWTRFIQRGLGRLQYQSRQPVWLDGGDWQVVVNLGVRVPPSPTWLPYALGLVGAGSLVLGGWLAYQWQPPATIAQDVPETKITPAATPLPTPTVITIKAVGDVILGSNFPDNRLHPQPRQLLQQVQADLGGADVVFGNLETTITDHPYSSKNVNGRSVFAFRMPPSYAQILRSAGFTIFSLANNHSGDFGDIGLRDTARHLQNAGMPSFGKRGEIFYQTVRGVRLAWIGFSPYDYHNSVLELTTAQKLVQQARTQADLVIISSHMGAEGTGALRTRNQNEVFFGEDRGNPIQFSRRMIDSGADLVLGHGPHVPRAIEVYRGKLIAYSLGNFIGYRTLGSQAELGYSLILETQLAADGSLMGARVIPVIIQGEGIPVPDRQNRTIKLIQELNRLDTPGSTWVLGNDGVMRPRN; from the coding sequence ATGGAACGTTCATTGTGGCGGCAGGCGCAACGGGGGCAGGCTCAGGCGTTAGAAATTTTAATCAATCAAGCCCTAAAACCCCAGGGTTTGCGGGTGCGGGTGCAACAGCGGTGGCGGCAGTTGGTGATCCATTGTGATTCCCCCGCAAGAATTCCGGCGCAGGGATGGACGCGGTTTATCCAACGGGGCTTGGGGCGGTTGCAGTACCAATCTCGGCAACCCGTCTGGCTGGATGGCGGCGATTGGCAGGTGGTGGTGAATTTGGGGGTCAGGGTACCGCCGAGCCCTACTTGGTTGCCCTATGCGTTGGGGCTGGTGGGGGCGGGTTCCCTGGTGTTGGGGGGCTGGTTGGCCTACCAGTGGCAACCTCCGGCGACCATTGCCCAGGATGTCCCGGAAACTAAAATTACCCCGGCGGCCACCCCACTCCCGACCCCCACGGTGATCACGATTAAAGCGGTGGGGGATGTGATCCTGGGGAGCAATTTCCCGGATAATCGTTTGCATCCCCAGCCCCGCCAATTGTTGCAACAGGTGCAGGCGGATTTGGGGGGGGCGGATGTGGTATTTGGCAATTTGGAAACCACGATTACCGACCATCCCTACAGCAGTAAAAATGTCAATGGTCGCTCGGTGTTTGCCTTTCGGATGCCCCCCAGTTATGCCCAGATTTTGCGCTCGGCGGGGTTTACGATTTTTAGTTTGGCAAATAATCACAGCGGCGATTTTGGTGACATTGGCCTGCGGGACACGGCACGTCATTTACAAAACGCCGGGATGCCGTCCTTTGGCAAGCGGGGGGAAATTTTCTACCAAACCGTGCGGGGGGTGCGCTTGGCCTGGATTGGGTTTAGCCCCTACGATTATCACAATTCGGTGCTAGAGCTAACAACCGCCCAAAAACTGGTGCAACAGGCCCGCACCCAGGCGGATTTGGTGATTATTTCTAGCCACATGGGGGCAGAGGGCACCGGGGCTTTGCGTACCCGCAACCAAAACGAGGTATTTTTCGGGGAAGACCGGGGCAATCCCATCCAATTCAGCCGCCGGATGATTGACAGCGGGGCGGATTTGGTGCTGGGGCATGGCCCCCACGTTCCCCGCGCCATCGAGGTTTATCGGGGCAAGCTGATTGCCTATTCCCTGGGCAATTTTATCGGCTACCGCACCCTGGGCAGTCAGGCGGAGTTGGGCTATTCGCTAATTTTGGAAACCCAGTTGGCCGCCGATGGAAGTTTGATGGGGGCACGGGTGATCCCGGTGATTATCCAGGGGGAGGGGATTCCGGTGCCCGATCGCCAAAACCGCACCATTAAACTCATCCAGGAATTGAACCGTTTGGATACGCCAGGGAGCACCTGGGTTTTGGGCAATGATGGGGTAATGCGCCCTCGGAACTAA
- a CDS encoding N-acetylmuramoyl-L-alanine amidase, whose protein sequence is MGIVGASIACISCVTVATPVWARATLQAWQYDPQGQRLEFRTDRPTQPQVQVIGAQRVVIDLPDTRWPQPQSQQNFGTTQVRVAQYQPDVARLVLAVPEAINPAQVRLQPQGHQGWTVVWGTATQAKTMLQAAQWQSPGILLRLSTPGVVGRVLRSKDKQWLYIDLPNTAVSGSFQNQTRPYNLRVEPGLTGNLRLALEVKTSDPDWQLRATPQGLLLARPTSAPSIARTTPPSRPKTTTPKSIPPTATRPSSPPPRTANKTRYTVLIDPGHGGPDPGAIGRGGIQEKEIVLDISRRVARLLEAQGVRAVLSRTQDVDLDLEPRVALAERVNATLFVSIHANAISMSRPEVNGLETYYYQNGQWLARSIHQNLRQTTNAPDRGVRQARFYVLRRSSMRATLVEVGYVTGAQDAPRLASSSYRQKVAQGIAQGIIRYLDNLAKK, encoded by the coding sequence ATGGGTATCGTTGGCGCAAGTATCGCCTGTATTAGTTGTGTAACGGTGGCCACCCCGGTCTGGGCACGGGCAACGTTACAGGCTTGGCAGTACGACCCCCAAGGCCAGCGGCTGGAATTTCGCACGGATCGCCCGACCCAGCCCCAGGTGCAGGTGATTGGTGCTCAGCGGGTGGTGATTGACCTGCCGGATACCCGCTGGCCTCAGCCCCAATCCCAACAGAATTTTGGCACTACCCAGGTGCGGGTTGCCCAATACCAGCCGGATGTGGCGCGTTTGGTACTGGCGGTACCGGAGGCCATTAACCCGGCGCAGGTGCGGTTACAACCCCAAGGCCATCAGGGTTGGACGGTGGTGTGGGGCACTGCAACCCAGGCCAAAACCATGCTCCAGGCCGCCCAATGGCAAAGCCCAGGGATTCTTTTGCGCTTGAGTACCCCCGGCGTAGTGGGACGGGTGTTGCGCTCTAAAGATAAACAATGGCTATACATTGACCTGCCAAATACGGCGGTAAGCGGGAGTTTTCAAAATCAAACCCGCCCCTACAACCTGCGGGTAGAACCGGGGCTAACGGGCAATTTACGCTTGGCCTTAGAAGTCAAAACCAGCGACCCAGACTGGCAACTGCGTGCCACCCCCCAAGGTCTGCTGTTGGCCCGCCCCACTTCAGCCCCCAGCATTGCGCGGACAACACCCCCATCCCGCCCGAAAACCACCACACCCAAATCTATTCCCCCCACGGCTACCCGTCCCAGTAGCCCACCGCCTCGCACAGCCAACAAAACCCGCTACACGGTGCTGATTGACCCCGGACATGGCGGCCCTGACCCCGGTGCCATTGGCCGGGGCGGCATTCAGGAAAAAGAAATCGTGCTGGATATTTCCCGGCGGGTGGCACGTCTGCTGGAAGCCCAAGGGGTACGGGCGGTGCTTTCCCGGACTCAGGACGTGGATTTAGACCTGGAACCCCGGGTTGCCCTGGCGGAGCGGGTGAATGCCACGCTTTTTGTCAGCATCCACGCCAATGCCATTAGCATGAGCCGTCCCGAAGTCAATGGGCTGGAAACCTACTACTACCAAAATGGCCAATGGCTGGCGCGCAGTATTCACCAAAACCTCCGGCAAACCACCAACGCCCCCGACCGAGGGGTGCGCCAAGCCCGGTTCTATGTCCTACGCCGCAGTTCCATGCGGGCGACCCTGGTGGAAGTCGGCTATGTCACCGGTGCCCAGGATGCCCCCCGTTTGGCCTCTAGCAGTTATCGGCAAAAGGTCGCCCAGGGGATTGCCCAAGGAATTATTCGCTATCTGGACAATTTAGCAAAAAAGTAA
- a CDS encoding pentapeptide repeat-containing protein, which produces MEAEELLELYAQGERNFSRVNLSGVDLSGVDLRGIDLTAAKLSGAYLTNANLDGAILNQAILRETDLSGASLRGAGLMIAKLSGAILWQTDLTQADLGGANLLQGDLSHAKLVEADLSRALLGGANLTQANLSQANLWDADLSRANLRQADLTEASLRGADLSRAVLQGAVLSRAKLSSAILNGANLREAKLDGANLTQCDLSSANLREANFSEADLTGTIFNRAILTGTILPATHAPEAVPHA; this is translated from the coding sequence ATGGAAGCCGAAGAACTCCTGGAGCTTTATGCACAAGGGGAGCGCAATTTTAGCCGGGTGAATTTGAGTGGGGTGGATTTGTCCGGGGTTGACCTGCGGGGCATTGACCTGACGGCGGCCAAATTGAGTGGTGCCTATCTCACCAATGCCAACCTGGATGGGGCGATTTTGAACCAGGCAATCCTGCGAGAAACCGATTTGAGTGGGGCTTCCCTGCGGGGGGCGGGGTTGATGATTGCCAAACTGAGCGGGGCGATTCTCTGGCAAACCGACCTCACCCAGGCGGATTTGGGGGGTGCCAACCTGCTCCAGGGCGACCTTAGCCATGCCAAATTGGTGGAGGCGGATTTGAGTCGGGCTTTGTTGGGGGGTGCCAATTTGACCCAGGCCAATCTCAGCCAGGCCAACCTGTGGGATGCGGATTTGAGTCGGGCGAATTTGCGCCAAGCCGATCTAACCGAGGCTTCCCTGCGGGGGGCGGATTTATCGCGAGCCGTCCTGCAAGGGGCGGTGCTGAGTCGGGCCAAACTATCCAGTGCGATTCTGAATGGTGCCAATTTGCGGGAGGCCAAACTGGACGGGGCGAATCTCACCCAGTGCGACCTGAGCAGTGCCAATTTGCGGGAGGCCAATTTCAGCGAAGCCGACCTGACCGGCACGATTTTCAACCGGGCAATTTTGACCGGCACCATCTTACCGGCGACCCATGCCCCGGAAGCCGTCCCCCACGCTTAA
- a CDS encoding YraN family protein, which produces MGEDWVAEWLTQQGWQVIARRWRCPWGELDLVMQTAATLVFIEVKTRSQGNWDGDGVQAITPQKQERVRQAATMFLGHHPHWQAAPCRFDVALVRCQGTHYQLQSYLVGAFE; this is translated from the coding sequence ATGGGCGAAGACTGGGTTGCCGAGTGGTTAACCCAACAGGGTTGGCAAGTGATCGCCCGCCGCTGGCGTTGTCCCTGGGGCGAACTTGACCTGGTGATGCAAACGGCGGCCACTCTGGTATTTATTGAAGTCAAAACCCGCAGTCAGGGCAATTGGGACGGGGATGGGGTGCAGGCCATTACCCCCCAAAAACAAGAGCGAGTGCGCCAAGCGGCAACCATGTTTTTAGGTCACCATCCCCACTGGCAAGCGGCTCCCTGTCGCTTCGATGTCGCCCTGGTGCGGTGCCAGGGCACCCATTACCAACTCCAGTCCTACCTGGTGGGTGCCTTTGAATAG
- the rpmG gene encoding 50S ribosomal protein L33, translating to MAKSKGVRLVITLECTECRTNLNKRSAGVSRYTTMKNRRNTTGRMELKKFCPNCNRHTIHKETK from the coding sequence ATGGCCAAAAGCAAAGGCGTTCGCCTGGTGATCACCCTCGAATGTACCGAATGTCGTACCAATCTGAACAAACGTTCAGCGGGGGTTTCCCGGTACACCACCATGAAAAATCGGCGCAATACCACCGGGCGCATGGAACTCAAAAAGTTCTGTCCCAACTGTAATCGGCACACCATCCACAAAGAGACGAAGTGA
- the rpsR gene encoding 30S ribosomal protein S18, translating to MTFYRRRVSPLKPSEPIDYKDIDLLRKFISEQGKILPRRVTGLTAKQQRRITLAIKQARVLALLPFVNREN from the coding sequence ATGACTTTTTATCGGCGGCGGGTTTCCCCCCTCAAACCCAGCGAACCCATTGACTACAAAGACATTGACCTCCTGCGGAAATTTATCAGTGAACAGGGAAAAATCCTGCCCCGGCGGGTGACGGGCTTAACCGCCAAACAACAACGGCGGATTACCTTAGCGATCAAGCAGGCTCGGGTGCTTGCCCTACTGCCCTTTGTCAACCGGGAAAATTAA
- the infC gene encoding translation initiation factor IF-3, protein MTATPPPRRPTNRTLPNINERIRFPKVRLIDADGTQLGIMSPREALTLAQERELDLVVISEKADPPVCRIMDYGKYKFQQEKKAREAKKKQQTVEVKEVKMRYKIDEHDYQVRVSQAKRFLKDGDKVKATITFRGREAQHSELAEVLLKRLATDLHDVGEVQQLPLREGRNMIMIVVPKK, encoded by the coding sequence GTGACCGCTACCCCCCCACCCCGTCGTCCCACCAATCGCACTTTACCCAATATCAATGAGCGGATTCGCTTCCCCAAGGTGCGTTTGATTGATGCGGATGGCACCCAATTGGGCATCATGTCTCCCCGGGAAGCCCTGACGTTAGCGCAGGAGCGGGAACTGGATTTGGTGGTGATCAGTGAAAAGGCCGACCCGCCCGTGTGTCGGATTATGGACTACGGCAAGTACAAATTTCAGCAGGAAAAAAAAGCCCGGGAAGCCAAGAAAAAACAGCAGACCGTGGAAGTCAAAGAAGTAAAAATGCGTTACAAAATTGACGAACACGACTACCAGGTGCGGGTCAGTCAAGCGAAACGATTTTTGAAGGACGGGGACAAGGTGAAAGCCACCATCACCTTCCGGGGACGGGAAGCCCAGCACAGCGAACTGGCAGAAGTTTTACTCAAACGGTTGGCGACGGATTTGCATGACGTGGGGGAAGTGCAACAACTCCCCCTGAGAGAAGGCCGCAATATGATTATGATCGTGGTGCCCAAGAAGTAG